A stretch of Cucumis sativus cultivar 9930 chromosome 2, Cucumber_9930_V3, whole genome shotgun sequence DNA encodes these proteins:
- the LOC101204698 gene encoding ubiquitin C-terminal hydrolase 22 isoform X1 yields the protein MSSNFHHPNLPFTSQIFPPSCPHLADFRSRNGSKSFRLLQDCLRVKPPGGRAAIRRDPNEVPRCSSCGDSARPRLYACVTCAAVSCHAPPSHSHAAAHAESMPTGHEIAVDVDRAELFCCACRDQVYDRDFDAAVVLAQTTASTLGGNAVSSSGVSPSQPSLPPENLRKRRRVDYQPWMPDLRERVLVGANSSPLDCVNSNLGSESELPWGLRGLNNLGNTCFMNSVLQALLHTPPLRNFFLSDRHNRYFCQRNVNGSNVSSNVNDGNGSKNSRICLACDLDAMFSAVFSGDRTPYSPAKFLFSWWQHAANLASYEQQDAHEFFISILEGIHEKVDKDRRKPYSQVKRQNQSGNGDCCIAHRVFSGILRSDVMCMACGFTSTTYDPCVDISLDLEPNLGGSAKMAAARSNLPCNGEADCMNSSQNQRLSSLVGCLDQFTRPEKLGSDQKFFCQQCQVRQESLKQMSIRKLPLVSCFHIKRFEHSSVRKMSRKVDRYLQFPFSLDMAPYLSSSILRSRFGNRIFPFDGDELDGCNEMSSEFELFAVITHKGKLDAGHYVTYLRLSNQWYKCDDAWITQVNENIVRAAQGYMMFYVQKMLYYKASEKQSAS from the exons ATGTCTTCCAATTTCCACCACCCAAATCTCCCTTTCACCTCTCAGATCTTTCCCCCTTCTTGTCCCCATCTCGCCGACTTCCGTTCCCGCAATGGCTCCAAGTCCTTCCGCCTCCTACAAGACTGTCTCCGTGTCAAGCCTCCCGGTGGCCGCGCCGCCATCCGACGAGACCCCAACGAAGTCCCTCGTTGTAGTTCTTGCGGCGATTCCGCTCGTCCTAGGCTTTACGCATGTGTCACCTGCGCTGCAGTCTCCTGCCATGCTCCGCCATCCCATTCCCACGCTGCGGCTCATGCTGAATCAATGCCGACTGGTCACGAGATCGCTGTGGATGTTGATCGTGCTGAGCTTTTCTGCTGTGCTTGTCGTGACCAGGTTTACGATAGGGACTTTGATGCTGCGGTGGTGTTGGCTCAAACGACAGCTTCTACTCTTGGTGGAAATGCGGTGTCGTCCAGTGGTGTGTCGCCTTCGCAGCCTTCGCTTCCGCCGGAGAATCTGAGGAAGCGACGGAGGGTTGATTATCAGCCGTGGATGCCGGATCTGAGAGAGAGGGTTTTAGTGGGTGCTAACTCGAGTCCACTTGATTGTGTGAATTCGAATTTGGGTTCTGAATCTGAGTTACCTTGGGGGTTGAGGGGATTGAATAATTTGGGGAATACTTGTTTTATGAACTCGGTTTTGCAAGCATTGCTGCATACTCCGCCGTTAAGGAATTTTTTCTTGAGTGATCGACATAATCGGTATTTTTGTCAGAGAAATGTCAATGGGAGCAATGTAAGTTCGAATGTCAATGATGGGAATGGCAGTAAAAATTCGCGCATCTGTTTGGCTTGTGATCTGGATGCTATGTTTTCCGCTGTCTTCTCCGGTGATCGAACTCCTTACAGCCCAGCAAAATTTTTATTCAG TTGGTGGCAACATGCTGCAAACCTCGCAAGTTATGAACAACAAGATGCACACGAATTTTTCATCTCTATTCTTGAAGGCATCCACGAAAAGGTGGACAAAGATCGGCGTAAACCTTACAGTCAAG TCAAACGGCAGAATCAATCag GCAATGGAGACTGTTGTATTGCTCATAGAGTATTTTCTGGCATATTGCGATCTGATGTCATGTGTATGGCTTGTGGTTTCACGTCAACAACCTATGATCCATGTGTAGACATCTCGTTGGATTTGGAACCAAATCTAGGGGGATCTGCAAAGATGGCAGCCGCAAGGTCAAATCTTCCTTGCAATGGGGAGGCAGATTGCATGAACTCAAGCCAAAACCAGAGATTATCTTCCCTGGTGGGTTGTTTGGACCAATTCACTAGACCCGAAAAACTTGGGTCTGACCAGAAATTCTTCTGCCAACAGTGTCAGGTGCGGCAGGAATCTCTCAAACAAATGTCCATACGAAAGCTTCCATTAGTTTCTTGTTTCCACATTAAAAGATTTGAGCATTCTTCGGTTCGGAAAATGTCACGGAAGGTGGATCGTTATTTGCagtttccattttctttagaCATGGCACCCTACCTCTCATCTTCAATCTTGAGAAGTCGGTTTGGAAATAGGATTTTTCCATTTGATGGAGATGAACTAGATGGTTGTAATGAGATGTCGTCGGAATTTGAGTTGTTTGCCGTTATTACTCATAAAGGAAAATTGGACGCTGGCCATTACGTGACCTACTTGCGGCTAAGTAATCAATGGTATAAATGCGACGATGCTTGGATTACCCAAGTCAATGAAAACATTGTCAGGGCTGCACAAGGATACATGATGTTTTATGTGCAAAAGATGCTCTATTACAAGGCAAGTGAGAAGCAGAGTGCTTCCTAA
- the LOC101215593 gene encoding translocase of chloroplast 90, chloroplastic isoform X2 — translation MKGVRDWLFSQLVSKSVVSSRPLLGSDGFFGEENKEHMDENQDDEVAQATNIVAPTTPHTSDSNGNLENQDDLSLAQVGGDSSQSQHDSNGVKKDVLTKIEDLQVQFFRLLLRIGQTQNNLLVEKVLYRIHLATLIQVGESDLKRVNLERIKARAKAAEQEAAGIPELNFTFRILVLGKTGVGKSATINSLFDQAKTPTNAFQPATGHIHEIVGTINGIKVSIIDTPGLSQSSSGNMKRNKKIMFSVKRYIRKSPPDIVLYFDRLDLVNKHHGDYLLMKLMNEVFGSAIWFNTILVLTHCSSALPEGPDGYPVSFESYVAHCSDVLQQNIYQALSDSKLDNPILLVENHPQCKKNIMGEKVLPNGQVWRSHFLLLCICTKILGSINTLLKFQNCIELGPSAISRLPSLPHLLSSFLRHRSMANTLGVDNDFEAILLNDIDEDDYDDLPSFRILTKSQFKKLSNSLKKEYLDELDYRETLYLKKQLREEYQKRKEIKLLKDRDLVHNDNNGDLQAMPEADAVLLPDMAVPPSFDPDCPVHRYRCIAVDDQWIVRPVLDPQGWDHDVGFDGINLETAMEMNKNVFTSVAGQVSKDKNVFNIQSECAASYMDSRRTSYTLGLDVQSAGTDKMYTVHSNAKLGSIKHNLPGIGVSLTSFKKNCYYGAKLEDTISLGKRVKFVINGGRIEGAGQMAYGGSIDATLRGRDYPVRNDHLRVTMTVLSFDKETILGGNVESEFRLSRSMRLSVNTNLNTRKMGQICIKASSCEHLQIALVSAFTILRALMRRKEINTS, via the exons ATGAAGGGTGTTAGAGACTGGTTGTTTTCTCAATTAGTATCCAAGTCTGTGGTTTCATCAAGACCATTACTGGGGAGTGACGGTTTCTTTGGTGAGGAAAATAAAGAGCACATGGATGAAAACCAAGATGATGAAG TTGCACAAGCAACCAATATTGTAGCTCCCACTACCCCTCATACATCAGACTCTAATGGGAATTTGGAGAATCAAGATGATTTGTCCCTGGCACAGGTTGGAGGAGACTCATCCCAATCTCAACATGACTCTAACGGGGTAAAGAAGGACGTGTTGACAAAGATTGAGGACCTCCAAGTTCAGTTCTTTCGACTTCTACTGAGAATTGGGCAGACACAGAACAATTTGCTAGTGGAAAAAGTTTTGTATCGAATACATCTAGCGACTTTGATACAGGTAGGGGAATCTGATCTTAAAAGAGTTAACCTTGAAAGGATCAAAGCCAGAGCAAAAGCAGCTGAACAAGAAGCAGCTGGGATACCAGAATTAAACTTCACATTTAGGATACTTGTACTGGGTAAAACAGGAGTTGGTAAGAGTGCTACCATAAATTCCCTCTTTGATCAAGCAAAAACTCCAACTAATGCATTTCAACCTGCAACTGGTCATATCCACGAGATTGTGGGGACAATTAATGGGATAAAAGTATCCATCATTGATACTCCTGGTCTTTCACAATCGTCCTCAGGAAATATgaagagaaataagaaaattatgttttcaGTGAAGAGATATATAAGGAAATCCCCACCAGATATTGTTTTGTACTTTGATCGCCTTGACCTTGTAAATAAGCATCATGGTGATTATCTTTTGATGAAGCTAATGAATGAGGTCTTTGGTTCTGCAATTTGGTTCAACACCATCCTAGTCTTGACTCATTGTTCCTCAGCTCTTCCTGAAGGACCTGATGGGTATCCTGTCTCCTTCGAATCATATGTGGCCCATTGCTCAGATGTTTTGcagcaaaatatatatcagGCGTTGTCTGACTCAAAACTTGACAATCCCATCCTTTTGGTTGAGAACCATCCTCAgtgtaagaaaaatattatgggGGAAAAAGTTCTTCCAAACGGACAGGTCTGGAGATCACATTTCTTGTTGTTGTGCATTTGTACTAAAATTTTGGGCAGCATTAATACActattgaaatttcaaaattgcatTGAGCTGGGGCCATCAGCTATTTCCCGGCTGCCTTCACTTCCCCACTTACTCTCATCTTTTTTACGGCACCGAAGTATGGCAAATACATTGGGTGTGGACAATGACTTTGAAGCTATTCTACTCAACGACATTGACGAAGATGACTATGACGATCTACCTTCTTTTCGCATTTTGACAAAATCCCAATTCAAGAAATTGTCAAACTCTCTGAAGAAGGAATACCTGGATGAGCTGGATTACAGGGAAACTCTATATTTAAAGAAACAGTTAAGAGAAGAGTATCAAAAGAGGAAGGAGATCAAGCTTTTAAAAGATAGAGACTTGGTACACAATGATAATAATGGCGACTTGCAGGCAATGCCGGAAGCAGATGCTGTTCTGCTTCCAGATATGGCCGTTCCCCCAAGTTTTGACCCAGATTGTCCTGTTCACAGATACCGTTGCATTGCAGTAGATGATCAGTGGATTGTGAGACCTGTTCTTGACCCACAAGGATGGGATCACGATGTAGGCTTTGATGGGATAAACCTGGAAACAGCGATGGAGATgaacaaaaatgtttttacCTCAGTCGCTGGACAGGTGAGCAAGGATAAGAATGTATTTAACATTCAATCTGAGTGTGCTGCTTCTTACATGGATTCCAGGAGAACTTCTTATACTTTAGGTCTTGATGTTCAATCTGCCGGTACAGATAAGATGTACACAGTTCATAGCAATGCAAAGTTGGGGAGCATTAAACACAACCTTCCTGGGATTGGAGTTTCTCTGACatctttcaagaaaaattgCTATTACGGGGCAAAGCTGGAAGATACCATATCTTTAGGCAAGAGAGTGAAGTTTGTAATCAATGGCGGTCGTATAGAAGGAGCAGGGCAAATGGCATACGGTGGGAGCATAGATGCTACTCTAAGAGGTAGAGACTACCCGGTGAGGAATGACCATCTCAGGGTAACAATGACAGTTCTCTCATTTGACAAGGAAACGATCCTTGGCGGGAACGTAGAGTCTGAGTTTCGACTTAGCCGAAGCATGAGACTGTCAGTTAACACCAACTTAAATACTCGTAAAATGGGTCAGATCTGCATAAAAGCAAGTAGCTGTGAGCATTTGCAGATTGCTCTGGTTTCTGCTTTTACAATCTTGAGAGCCCTTATGCGTAGAAAGGAAATCAATACATCGTAG
- the LOC101204698 gene encoding ubiquitin C-terminal hydrolase 22 isoform X2: MSSNFHHPNLPFTSQIFPPSCPHLADFRSRNGSKSFRLLQDCLRVKPPGGRAAIRRDPNEVPRCSSCGDSARPRLYACVTCAAVSCHAPPSHSHAAAHAESMPTGHEIAVDVDRAELFCCACRDQVYDRDFDAAVVLAQTTASTLGGNAVSSSGVSPSQPSLPPENLRKRRRVDYQPWMPDLRERVLVGANSSPLDCVNSNLGSESELPWGLRGLNNLGNTCFMNSVLQALLHTPPLRNFFLSDRHNRYFCQRNVNGSNVSSNVNDGNGSKNSRICLACDLDAMFSAVFSGDRTPYSPAKFLFSWWQHAANLASYEQQDAHEFFISILEGIHEKVDKDRRKPYSQGNGDCCIAHRVFSGILRSDVMCMACGFTSTTYDPCVDISLDLEPNLGGSAKMAAARSNLPCNGEADCMNSSQNQRLSSLVGCLDQFTRPEKLGSDQKFFCQQCQVRQESLKQMSIRKLPLVSCFHIKRFEHSSVRKMSRKVDRYLQFPFSLDMAPYLSSSILRSRFGNRIFPFDGDELDGCNEMSSEFELFAVITHKGKLDAGHYVTYLRLSNQWYKCDDAWITQVNENIVRAAQGYMMFYVQKMLYYKASEKQSAS, encoded by the exons ATGTCTTCCAATTTCCACCACCCAAATCTCCCTTTCACCTCTCAGATCTTTCCCCCTTCTTGTCCCCATCTCGCCGACTTCCGTTCCCGCAATGGCTCCAAGTCCTTCCGCCTCCTACAAGACTGTCTCCGTGTCAAGCCTCCCGGTGGCCGCGCCGCCATCCGACGAGACCCCAACGAAGTCCCTCGTTGTAGTTCTTGCGGCGATTCCGCTCGTCCTAGGCTTTACGCATGTGTCACCTGCGCTGCAGTCTCCTGCCATGCTCCGCCATCCCATTCCCACGCTGCGGCTCATGCTGAATCAATGCCGACTGGTCACGAGATCGCTGTGGATGTTGATCGTGCTGAGCTTTTCTGCTGTGCTTGTCGTGACCAGGTTTACGATAGGGACTTTGATGCTGCGGTGGTGTTGGCTCAAACGACAGCTTCTACTCTTGGTGGAAATGCGGTGTCGTCCAGTGGTGTGTCGCCTTCGCAGCCTTCGCTTCCGCCGGAGAATCTGAGGAAGCGACGGAGGGTTGATTATCAGCCGTGGATGCCGGATCTGAGAGAGAGGGTTTTAGTGGGTGCTAACTCGAGTCCACTTGATTGTGTGAATTCGAATTTGGGTTCTGAATCTGAGTTACCTTGGGGGTTGAGGGGATTGAATAATTTGGGGAATACTTGTTTTATGAACTCGGTTTTGCAAGCATTGCTGCATACTCCGCCGTTAAGGAATTTTTTCTTGAGTGATCGACATAATCGGTATTTTTGTCAGAGAAATGTCAATGGGAGCAATGTAAGTTCGAATGTCAATGATGGGAATGGCAGTAAAAATTCGCGCATCTGTTTGGCTTGTGATCTGGATGCTATGTTTTCCGCTGTCTTCTCCGGTGATCGAACTCCTTACAGCCCAGCAAAATTTTTATTCAG TTGGTGGCAACATGCTGCAAACCTCGCAAGTTATGAACAACAAGATGCACACGAATTTTTCATCTCTATTCTTGAAGGCATCCACGAAAAGGTGGACAAAGATCGGCGTAAACCTTACAGTCAAG GCAATGGAGACTGTTGTATTGCTCATAGAGTATTTTCTGGCATATTGCGATCTGATGTCATGTGTATGGCTTGTGGTTTCACGTCAACAACCTATGATCCATGTGTAGACATCTCGTTGGATTTGGAACCAAATCTAGGGGGATCTGCAAAGATGGCAGCCGCAAGGTCAAATCTTCCTTGCAATGGGGAGGCAGATTGCATGAACTCAAGCCAAAACCAGAGATTATCTTCCCTGGTGGGTTGTTTGGACCAATTCACTAGACCCGAAAAACTTGGGTCTGACCAGAAATTCTTCTGCCAACAGTGTCAGGTGCGGCAGGAATCTCTCAAACAAATGTCCATACGAAAGCTTCCATTAGTTTCTTGTTTCCACATTAAAAGATTTGAGCATTCTTCGGTTCGGAAAATGTCACGGAAGGTGGATCGTTATTTGCagtttccattttctttagaCATGGCACCCTACCTCTCATCTTCAATCTTGAGAAGTCGGTTTGGAAATAGGATTTTTCCATTTGATGGAGATGAACTAGATGGTTGTAATGAGATGTCGTCGGAATTTGAGTTGTTTGCCGTTATTACTCATAAAGGAAAATTGGACGCTGGCCATTACGTGACCTACTTGCGGCTAAGTAATCAATGGTATAAATGCGACGATGCTTGGATTACCCAAGTCAATGAAAACATTGTCAGGGCTGCACAAGGATACATGATGTTTTATGTGCAAAAGATGCTCTATTACAAGGCAAGTGAGAAGCAGAGTGCTTCCTAA
- the LOC101204449 gene encoding actin-related protein 2/3 complex subunit 3, translating to MVHHSSFVDEEGISKACGCPLLPLKSHIKGPAPVSDQDKTDIVDEAITFFRANVFFRNFDIKSAADKLLIYLTFYINVALKRLEGCRTLAVGTKAIINLGLENVPVPGESGFPFPGLFPIPQSNEEAELFRNYLKQIREETSGRLLSVAYRTNGTPNKWWLAFAKRKFMNIIIP from the exons atg GTTCATCATTCTAGCTTTGTGGATGAGGAAGGAATAAGCAAGGCTTGTGGTTGTCCTTTACTTCCTTTGAAAAGTCACATAAAGGGTCCTGCTCCAGTTTCAGATCAAG ATAAGACTGATATTGTTGATGAAGCAATTACATTCTTTCGTGCCAATGTCTTCTTTAGAAATTTTGACATTAAGAGTGCTGCTGATAAGCTTCTCATCTATTTGACATTCTACATCAATGTGGCTTTGAAGAGGCTTGAAGGTTGCAGAACTTTGGCTGTAGGAACCAAGGCTATAATTAACTTGGGTTTGGAGAACGTTCCCGTGCCCGGAGAGTCAGGCTTTCCCTTTCCTGGACTCTTCCCTATTCCCCAATCTAATGAGGAAGCAG AGCTATTCAGGAATTATTTGAAGCAGATAAGAGAAGAAACAAGTGGGAGACTTTTGAGTGTTGCCTATAGAACCAATGGGACTCCAAATAAATGGTGGTTAGCATTTGCAAAGAGAAAATTCATGAACATCATCATTCCTTGA
- the LOC101215593 gene encoding translocase of chloroplast 90, chloroplastic isoform X1, which yields MDLWNRLKEKPECYTHSGLCEEQIGKMKGVRDWLFSQLVSKSVVSSRPLLGSDGFFGEENKEHMDENQDDEVAQATNIVAPTTPHTSDSNGNLENQDDLSLAQVGGDSSQSQHDSNGVKKDVLTKIEDLQVQFFRLLLRIGQTQNNLLVEKVLYRIHLATLIQVGESDLKRVNLERIKARAKAAEQEAAGIPELNFTFRILVLGKTGVGKSATINSLFDQAKTPTNAFQPATGHIHEIVGTINGIKVSIIDTPGLSQSSSGNMKRNKKIMFSVKRYIRKSPPDIVLYFDRLDLVNKHHGDYLLMKLMNEVFGSAIWFNTILVLTHCSSALPEGPDGYPVSFESYVAHCSDVLQQNIYQALSDSKLDNPILLVENHPQCKKNIMGEKVLPNGQVWRSHFLLLCICTKILGSINTLLKFQNCIELGPSAISRLPSLPHLLSSFLRHRSMANTLGVDNDFEAILLNDIDEDDYDDLPSFRILTKSQFKKLSNSLKKEYLDELDYRETLYLKKQLREEYQKRKEIKLLKDRDLVHNDNNGDLQAMPEADAVLLPDMAVPPSFDPDCPVHRYRCIAVDDQWIVRPVLDPQGWDHDVGFDGINLETAMEMNKNVFTSVAGQVSKDKNVFNIQSECAASYMDSRRTSYTLGLDVQSAGTDKMYTVHSNAKLGSIKHNLPGIGVSLTSFKKNCYYGAKLEDTISLGKRVKFVINGGRIEGAGQMAYGGSIDATLRGRDYPVRNDHLRVTMTVLSFDKETILGGNVESEFRLSRSMRLSVNTNLNTRKMGQICIKASSCEHLQIALVSAFTILRALMRRKEINTS from the exons ATGGACTTATGGAATAGGTTGAAGGAAAAACCTGAATGTTACACCCATTCAGGCCTCTGTGAAGAACAAATAG GCAAAATGAAGGGTGTTAGAGACTGGTTGTTTTCTCAATTAGTATCCAAGTCTGTGGTTTCATCAAGACCATTACTGGGGAGTGACGGTTTCTTTGGTGAGGAAAATAAAGAGCACATGGATGAAAACCAAGATGATGAAG TTGCACAAGCAACCAATATTGTAGCTCCCACTACCCCTCATACATCAGACTCTAATGGGAATTTGGAGAATCAAGATGATTTGTCCCTGGCACAGGTTGGAGGAGACTCATCCCAATCTCAACATGACTCTAACGGGGTAAAGAAGGACGTGTTGACAAAGATTGAGGACCTCCAAGTTCAGTTCTTTCGACTTCTACTGAGAATTGGGCAGACACAGAACAATTTGCTAGTGGAAAAAGTTTTGTATCGAATACATCTAGCGACTTTGATACAGGTAGGGGAATCTGATCTTAAAAGAGTTAACCTTGAAAGGATCAAAGCCAGAGCAAAAGCAGCTGAACAAGAAGCAGCTGGGATACCAGAATTAAACTTCACATTTAGGATACTTGTACTGGGTAAAACAGGAGTTGGTAAGAGTGCTACCATAAATTCCCTCTTTGATCAAGCAAAAACTCCAACTAATGCATTTCAACCTGCAACTGGTCATATCCACGAGATTGTGGGGACAATTAATGGGATAAAAGTATCCATCATTGATACTCCTGGTCTTTCACAATCGTCCTCAGGAAATATgaagagaaataagaaaattatgttttcaGTGAAGAGATATATAAGGAAATCCCCACCAGATATTGTTTTGTACTTTGATCGCCTTGACCTTGTAAATAAGCATCATGGTGATTATCTTTTGATGAAGCTAATGAATGAGGTCTTTGGTTCTGCAATTTGGTTCAACACCATCCTAGTCTTGACTCATTGTTCCTCAGCTCTTCCTGAAGGACCTGATGGGTATCCTGTCTCCTTCGAATCATATGTGGCCCATTGCTCAGATGTTTTGcagcaaaatatatatcagGCGTTGTCTGACTCAAAACTTGACAATCCCATCCTTTTGGTTGAGAACCATCCTCAgtgtaagaaaaatattatgggGGAAAAAGTTCTTCCAAACGGACAGGTCTGGAGATCACATTTCTTGTTGTTGTGCATTTGTACTAAAATTTTGGGCAGCATTAATACActattgaaatttcaaaattgcatTGAGCTGGGGCCATCAGCTATTTCCCGGCTGCCTTCACTTCCCCACTTACTCTCATCTTTTTTACGGCACCGAAGTATGGCAAATACATTGGGTGTGGACAATGACTTTGAAGCTATTCTACTCAACGACATTGACGAAGATGACTATGACGATCTACCTTCTTTTCGCATTTTGACAAAATCCCAATTCAAGAAATTGTCAAACTCTCTGAAGAAGGAATACCTGGATGAGCTGGATTACAGGGAAACTCTATATTTAAAGAAACAGTTAAGAGAAGAGTATCAAAAGAGGAAGGAGATCAAGCTTTTAAAAGATAGAGACTTGGTACACAATGATAATAATGGCGACTTGCAGGCAATGCCGGAAGCAGATGCTGTTCTGCTTCCAGATATGGCCGTTCCCCCAAGTTTTGACCCAGATTGTCCTGTTCACAGATACCGTTGCATTGCAGTAGATGATCAGTGGATTGTGAGACCTGTTCTTGACCCACAAGGATGGGATCACGATGTAGGCTTTGATGGGATAAACCTGGAAACAGCGATGGAGATgaacaaaaatgtttttacCTCAGTCGCTGGACAGGTGAGCAAGGATAAGAATGTATTTAACATTCAATCTGAGTGTGCTGCTTCTTACATGGATTCCAGGAGAACTTCTTATACTTTAGGTCTTGATGTTCAATCTGCCGGTACAGATAAGATGTACACAGTTCATAGCAATGCAAAGTTGGGGAGCATTAAACACAACCTTCCTGGGATTGGAGTTTCTCTGACatctttcaagaaaaattgCTATTACGGGGCAAAGCTGGAAGATACCATATCTTTAGGCAAGAGAGTGAAGTTTGTAATCAATGGCGGTCGTATAGAAGGAGCAGGGCAAATGGCATACGGTGGGAGCATAGATGCTACTCTAAGAGGTAGAGACTACCCGGTGAGGAATGACCATCTCAGGGTAACAATGACAGTTCTCTCATTTGACAAGGAAACGATCCTTGGCGGGAACGTAGAGTCTGAGTTTCGACTTAGCCGAAGCATGAGACTGTCAGTTAACACCAACTTAAATACTCGTAAAATGGGTCAGATCTGCATAAAAGCAAGTAGCTGTGAGCATTTGCAGATTGCTCTGGTTTCTGCTTTTACAATCTTGAGAGCCCTTATGCGTAGAAAGGAAATCAATACATCGTAG